One region of Cobetia sp. cqz5-12 genomic DNA includes:
- a CDS encoding DEAD/DEAH box helicase, whose translation MPFSALGLSDSIVKAVTEQGYQTPTPIQEKAIPVVLAGDNLIAAAQTGTGKTASFVLPILQTLQQAPKVRAKRVHAVILTPTRELAIQVEDNIQHYARYLEVSSMAMYGGVEIEPQQQRLIEGVDILVATPGRLLDMLTRRAIHLDETRTLVIDEADRMLDMGFIADINKIVEKLPRERQNLLFSATLSAQVRVLAKTAVMDAVEIMIAPENVTAPDISQYLITVDKELKSALLSHLIHEKQWQQALIFIETKRGAAKLVSQLEKRDIAAESFHSGRSQAMREQLLADFKAGTIKYLVATGVAARGIDIDDLQRVVNYDLPDAAEDYVHRIGRTGRAGASGEAISLVSRDDFRNLCAIEQHLGYFVTREVVEGFAPKLAVPASNSDYAPKSANKSRRRQPNRR comes from the coding sequence ATGCCATTTTCTGCCCTTGGTTTGAGCGATTCCATCGTCAAGGCCGTCACCGAGCAAGGCTACCAGACCCCGACTCCCATCCAGGAGAAGGCGATCCCCGTCGTGCTGGCCGGTGACAACCTGATCGCCGCCGCCCAGACGGGTACCGGCAAGACGGCAAGCTTCGTGCTGCCCATCCTGCAGACCCTGCAACAGGCACCCAAGGTGCGCGCCAAGCGCGTACATGCCGTCATCCTGACGCCGACGCGGGAGCTGGCGATTCAGGTCGAAGACAACATCCAGCACTACGCCCGGTATCTGGAAGTCAGCTCCATGGCGATGTATGGCGGCGTGGAGATCGAACCCCAGCAACAGCGCCTGATCGAGGGCGTGGACATCCTGGTGGCGACGCCTGGCCGCCTGCTGGACATGCTGACCCGCCGCGCGATCCACCTCGACGAGACACGTACCCTCGTCATCGATGAAGCGGACCGCATGCTCGACATGGGCTTCATCGCCGACATCAACAAGATCGTCGAGAAGTTGCCCAGAGAGCGTCAGAACCTGCTGTTCTCGGCCACGCTCTCGGCTCAGGTGCGCGTGCTCGCCAAGACCGCGGTGATGGACGCCGTCGAGATCATGATCGCTCCGGAGAACGTCACCGCGCCGGATATCAGCCAGTATCTGATCACGGTCGACAAGGAGCTCAAGTCCGCCCTTCTGAGCCATCTGATTCACGAGAAGCAGTGGCAGCAGGCGTTGATCTTCATCGAGACTAAGCGTGGCGCCGCCAAGCTGGTCAGTCAGCTGGAGAAGCGTGACATCGCCGCCGAGTCCTTCCACAGCGGTCGCAGCCAGGCAATGCGCGAGCAGCTGCTGGCCGACTTCAAGGCCGGCACCATCAAGTATCTCGTGGCTACCGGCGTTGCCGCGCGGGGCATCGACATCGATGATCTGCAGCGCGTGGTCAACTATGACCTGCCGGACGCCGCCGAGGATTATGTCCACCGCATCGGGCGTACCGGCCGTGCCGGGGCCAGCGGTGAAGCCATATCGCTGGTCTCGCGTGATGACTTCCGCAACCTGTGCGCCATCGAGCAACACCTGGGCTATTTCGTGACGCGCGAAGTCGTGGAAGGCTTTGCGCCCAAGCTCGCGGTACCGGCCTCGAACAGCGACTACGCCCCCAAGTCCGCAAACAAGAGCCGTCGTCGCCAGCCCAACCGCCGCTGA
- a CDS encoding Bax inhibitor-1/YccA family protein — translation MANSSWQVSQDTASRSLSTHKVLRNTYMMLAMTLLFSALTAGVAMSMGVGRMNIFVLLIGAYGLMFLVHKTANSTAGIFATFAFTGFMGFTLGPVLNAYLSLPNGGQLVMTALGMTGITFAGLSAVALVTRKDFSFLSNFLFAGAIVLILAMLAAMIFNISGLALAVSAGFVLFASAAILFETSQIIHGGQTNYLLATVSLYVSIYNMFVSLLALLGFASDD, via the coding sequence ATGGCTAACAGCTCCTGGCAGGTCTCGCAGGATACCGCGAGCCGCTCGCTCAGTACTCACAAGGTACTGCGCAACACTTACATGATGCTGGCAATGACGCTGCTGTTCTCCGCGCTGACCGCTGGCGTGGCGATGAGCATGGGCGTCGGCCGCATGAACATCTTCGTGCTGCTGATCGGTGCCTACGGCCTGATGTTCCTGGTCCACAAGACCGCGAACTCCACCGCCGGCATCTTCGCGACCTTCGCCTTCACCGGCTTCATGGGCTTCACGCTCGGCCCGGTACTGAATGCCTATCTGAGCCTGCCCAACGGCGGCCAGCTGGTGATGACCGCGCTCGGCATGACCGGCATCACCTTCGCCGGCCTGTCCGCGGTGGCACTGGTGACGCGCAAGGACTTCTCGTTCCTCAGCAACTTCCTGTTCGCCGGCGCCATCGTGCTGATTCTGGCGATGCTGGCAGCGATGATCTTCAACATCAGCGGCCTGGCACTGGCTGTCTCCGCCGGCTTCGTGCTGTTCGCCTCCGCGGCGATCCTGTTCGAGACCAGCCAGATCATCCACGGCGGGCAGACCAACTACCTGCTGGCGACGGTGAGCCTGTACGTCTCCATCTACAACATGTTCGTCAGCCTGCTGGCACTGCTGGGCTTCGCTTCCGACGATTGA
- the tusD gene encoding sulfurtransferase complex subunit TusD — MRYALAVYGGPYSQQASHSALRFADALLARGHQLTTVFFYHDGVYNAANMMAPPQDEPHLRDRWLSLAENHATRLQVCVAAGLRRGMLDEREAARHGKQGHTLEAPFELTGLGQLVEATLDNDHLITFA; from the coding sequence ATGCGTTATGCTCTGGCCGTCTACGGCGGCCCCTACAGCCAGCAGGCCAGTCATTCGGCGCTGCGCTTTGCCGATGCCCTGCTGGCGCGCGGCCATCAGTTGACCACGGTGTTCTTCTATCACGATGGCGTCTACAACGCCGCCAACATGATGGCGCCGCCCCAGGACGAGCCGCATCTGCGTGATCGCTGGCTGTCGCTTGCCGAGAATCACGCCACCCGCCTGCAGGTGTGTGTCGCGGCGGGCCTGAGACGCGGCATGCTCGATGAGCGCGAAGCGGCGCGGCATGGCAAGCAGGGGCACACCCTCGAGGCGCCGTTCGAGCTGACGGGGCTGGGCCAGCTGGTCGAGGCGACGCTGGACAATGACCACCTGATCACCTTTGCATGA
- the tusC gene encoding sulfurtransferase complex subunit TusC, giving the protein MSDVMTAPLAGDDAGIAAGDLLVMLRHGPHGSSWLREGLEAAMVAAAFGREVGLLFTGDGVMALLEGQQVGPLGQKGSDNLLAALEMYDVERCYVDAAALRARGLTAKDVTLLPVTLLEHDEVVALTTAFSRVLSF; this is encoded by the coding sequence ATGAGCGATGTGATGACGGCGCCCCTGGCCGGCGATGACGCCGGAATAGCCGCCGGTGATCTGCTGGTCATGTTGCGTCATGGCCCGCATGGCAGCAGCTGGCTGCGCGAGGGCCTGGAGGCGGCGATGGTCGCGGCGGCCTTCGGGCGCGAGGTCGGGCTTCTGTTCACCGGCGATGGCGTGATGGCGCTGCTGGAGGGACAGCAGGTCGGGCCGCTGGGGCAGAAGGGCAGTGACAACCTGCTGGCGGCGCTTGAGATGTATGACGTCGAGCGCTGCTATGTCGATGCGGCGGCGCTGCGCGCACGGGGCCTGACAGCGAAGGACGTCACGCTGTTGCCGGTCACGCTGCTTGAGCACGACGAGGTGGTTGCGCTGACGACCGCGTTCTCGCGCGTGCTGAGCTTCTGA
- the tusB gene encoding sulfurtransferase complex subunit TusB produces MNLHLLNRSPFSSRIHDDVLNAMGPEDQLLLIEDGVNGALDNAEQHLAGLEGRLFALREDLESRGLLGRCAENVIVVDVDGFVALTEAADKTVSWF; encoded by the coding sequence ATGAATCTACATCTACTCAACCGTTCGCCATTCTCCAGCCGCATCCATGATGATGTGCTCAATGCCATGGGCCCGGAAGATCAGCTGCTGTTGATCGAGGATGGCGTCAATGGCGCCCTCGACAACGCCGAGCAGCACCTTGCCGGGCTTGAGGGGCGGCTGTTCGCGTTGCGTGAAGATCTCGAGTCCCGCGGCCTGCTGGGGCGCTGCGCCGAGAACGTCATCGTGGTCGACGTCGACGGTTTCGTCGCCCTGACCGAGGCCGCTGACAAGACCGTCAGCTGGTTCTGA
- a CDS encoding TusE/DsrC/DsvC family sulfur relay protein — translation MASSETVRTLTLDGRDIGLDAEGYLVELDDWSPALAEMLAAEEGRELTAEHWEVIEVLRDFYQRFSLSPAMRPLSKAMTQRFGPDKGRSLHLMRLFPDSPPKVGARIAGLPKPTNCL, via the coding sequence ATGGCCAGTAGTGAAACGGTGCGCACACTGACGCTTGATGGGCGTGATATCGGACTGGATGCAGAAGGCTATCTGGTCGAACTGGATGACTGGAGCCCGGCGCTGGCGGAAATGCTGGCCGCCGAGGAGGGGCGTGAGCTGACGGCGGAGCACTGGGAGGTGATCGAGGTGTTGCGCGACTTCTATCAGCGCTTCTCGCTCTCGCCGGCCATGCGCCCGCTGAGCAAGGCGATGACCCAGCGGTTTGGCCCCGACAAGGGCCGCTCGCTGCATCTGATGCGGCTGTTTCCGGACAGCCCGCCCAAGGTGGGCGCGCGTATCGCCGGACTGCCCAAGCCGACCAACTGTCTGTGA
- a CDS encoding YebC/PmpR family DNA-binding transcriptional regulator, producing MGRAFQNRKESMARTSLNKARVYSRYGREIYVSAKSGGLDPNGNLSLRRLIEKAKKDQVPTHVIDKAIDKAKGTGGEDFALARYEGFGPGNVMVIVDCLTDNNNRTFGEVRTCFNKGKGKLGAQGSVSHMFDHRAILAFKGAEEDEEKVLEALMEADVDVSDIELDDGIITVLTPTTEHFKAKGALTDIYGEDLDFEVDEISFIPQIHTEVGGDDAELLNKMLELLDDCEDVQQVYHNGEFV from the coding sequence ATGGGAAGAGCATTCCAGAACCGTAAAGAATCAATGGCGCGTACCTCTCTCAACAAGGCACGCGTGTATTCACGTTACGGGCGCGAGATTTACGTCTCGGCCAAGAGCGGTGGCCTCGACCCCAACGGCAACCTGAGCCTGCGTCGTCTCATCGAGAAGGCCAAGAAGGACCAGGTGCCGACTCACGTCATCGACAAGGCGATCGACAAGGCCAAGGGCACTGGCGGTGAAGACTTCGCTCTGGCGCGCTATGAAGGCTTTGGTCCGGGCAACGTCATGGTCATCGTTGATTGTCTGACCGACAACAACAACCGCACCTTCGGCGAGGTCCGCACCTGCTTCAACAAGGGCAAGGGCAAGCTGGGCGCGCAGGGTTCGGTGTCGCACATGTTCGACCACCGCGCCATCCTGGCCTTCAAGGGCGCGGAAGAGGACGAGGAAAAGGTCCTGGAAGCGCTGATGGAAGCCGATGTCGATGTGAGTGACATCGAGCTCGACGACGGCATCATCACCGTGCTGACCCCGACCACCGAGCACTTCAAGGCCAAGGGCGCACTGACCGACATCTACGGTGAAGATCTCGACTTCGAAGTCGATGAGATCAGCTTCATTCCGCAGATTCACACCGAAGTCGGCGGCGATGATGCCGAGCTGCTCAACAAGATGCTCGAGCTGCTGGATGATTGTGAAGACGTGCAGCAGGTCTATCACAACGGCGAGTTCGTCTAA
- a CDS encoding DUF4396 domain-containing protein, producing the protein MQDLLRESLSHWSLLLCWLLLMVPALIWVVRDLTTKNAHLAPMMKWVWGLTTLYSGVVGLLVYRFAGRRQIAANGDARKGLRSVAHCYSGCGLGEFVGVSLAVGLLAMGNISTAIITFLFAYLFGFLLTVGPMLQGGSDDKPQVIRDAFKSETASIAVMEVVAISVDLWLAGGAGMHQPLFWNSLIISLSLGLLAAWPVNIWLVKHGVKGGMADPRETDPQAQHHAHC; encoded by the coding sequence ATGCAAGACCTGTTACGTGAGTCACTTTCCCACTGGAGCCTGCTGCTGTGCTGGCTGTTGCTGATGGTACCGGCGCTGATATGGGTCGTGCGTGACCTGACCACGAAGAATGCCCATCTGGCCCCGATGATGAAATGGGTGTGGGGGTTGACCACGCTCTACTCGGGTGTGGTGGGGCTGCTGGTCTATCGTTTCGCCGGACGCCGCCAGATCGCCGCCAACGGTGATGCCCGCAAGGGCCTGAGAAGCGTCGCGCACTGCTACTCGGGCTGCGGACTGGGGGAATTCGTCGGCGTCAGCCTGGCGGTGGGCCTGTTGGCCATGGGCAATATCTCTACCGCGATCATCACCTTCCTCTTCGCCTACCTGTTCGGCTTTTTGCTGACGGTCGGCCCGATGCTGCAGGGCGGCAGTGATGACAAGCCACAGGTGATTCGTGATGCTTTTAAGAGCGAGACGGCCTCCATCGCGGTGATGGAGGTGGTGGCGATTTCCGTGGACCTCTGGCTTGCGGGCGGTGCCGGCATGCACCAGCCGCTGTTCTGGAACTCGCTGATCATTTCCCTGAGCCTGGGGCTGCTCGCCGCCTGGCCAGTCAACATCTGGTTGGTGAAGCATGGTGTCAAGGGTGGCATGGCGGACCCACGCGAGACGGACCCGCAAGCGCAGCACCACGCGCACTGCTGA
- the rloA3 gene encoding retropepsin-like aspartic peptidase RloA3, protein MSRHAATSLARAARQFAGVGLIASLAVPAVAQAADDKVFGWVEKATIEPWGVMVKAKLDSGALTSSMHAENIETFERDDEEWVRFDVEVEDEANGDKVENTFERPLYRDLTVSGAGGRDTRPVVLMTLCMGGERYEEQFSLRDRDGMNYPVLLGRRTIQSLGVLDVRKTFQTSPDCTEDAPLHRYEDKEYSDRIGAAS, encoded by the coding sequence ATGTCGAGACACGCTGCTACATCCCTTGCGCGCGCCGCCCGTCAATTTGCCGGTGTCGGCTTGATTGCCTCGCTTGCCGTGCCAGCCGTAGCCCAGGCGGCAGACGACAAGGTCTTCGGTTGGGTGGAAAAGGCGACCATCGAGCCGTGGGGCGTGATGGTGAAGGCCAAGCTGGATAGCGGCGCGCTGACCTCCTCGATGCATGCCGAGAATATCGAGACCTTCGAGCGTGATGACGAGGAGTGGGTGCGTTTCGATGTGGAAGTCGAGGATGAAGCCAATGGTGACAAGGTCGAGAATACCTTCGAGCGCCCCCTGTATCGCGACCTGACGGTGTCCGGTGCTGGCGGGCGCGATACGCGCCCGGTGGTGCTGATGACGCTGTGCATGGGCGGCGAGCGTTACGAAGAGCAGTTCAGTCTGCGCGATCGTGACGGCATGAATTACCCGGTATTGCTGGGGCGCCGCACCATCCAGAGTCTGGGCGTACTCGATGTGCGCAAGACCTTCCAGACCAGCCCGGATTGCACCGAGGACGCGCCGCTGCATCGCTATGAAGACAAGGAATATTCCGACCGCATCGGCGCGGCGTCCTGA
- a CDS encoding thiol-disulfide oxidoreductase DCC family protein — MSDTASQRPQRDGLPLIRIYYDARCPVCRRERARYERLSREDANVEWWDATDNAEHLAARGIGLKQALLSLHVETAQGQIREGMSAYRLLLARIPGLSWLGWLITRPLIEPVLTRVYDAWVRRRLCRDGRL, encoded by the coding sequence ATGTCGGATACCGCCAGCCAGCGACCTCAGCGTGACGGTTTGCCACTCATCAGGATCTACTACGATGCGCGCTGCCCGGTGTGTCGTCGTGAACGGGCCCGTTATGAGCGGCTGTCGCGCGAAGACGCCAACGTCGAGTGGTGGGATGCGACGGATAACGCCGAGCATCTCGCCGCTCGCGGCATCGGCCTCAAGCAGGCATTGCTGTCGTTGCACGTCGAGACAGCGCAAGGGCAGATCCGTGAGGGCATGTCGGCGTATCGCCTGCTGCTGGCGCGCATCCCCGGCCTTTCATGGCTGGGGTGGCTGATCACGCGGCCGCTAATCGAACCGGTGTTGACGCGAGTCTACGATGCCTGGGTGCGTCGTCGGCTGTGTCGGGATGGCAGGCTCTGA
- the fhuF gene encoding siderophore-iron reductase FhuF, with translation MIDALSPLFAGPMVAYRDLITTYAQVQAGDEVSLQRVVPARDVLSPGWLAACIAAHGMQYETGPVDATSDHSAPDEQALLSQWSKYLLSSMVSLPLAANLLLDHQLPLELRHLSLRLGEHGVVTQLILDDAAGQGASLAAEIEAADEATRLQARFQGYLAHLEAVIERLVPHTALGPKVFWSNAAHYFVYIVGMLEEQGWVAQAAPARQLMATRILADGRRNPLYQPVSDVMDRHGERHTPRKVCCVRYRIECLGYCSNCPLSIERATARRAQTRRVDQRANSRAALIGSDLS, from the coding sequence ATGATCGACGCGCTTTCCCCGCTCTTTGCCGGTCCGATGGTTGCCTATCGGGACCTGATCACTACCTACGCTCAGGTGCAGGCAGGCGATGAGGTGTCGCTCCAGCGTGTCGTGCCGGCGCGCGATGTGCTCAGTCCCGGGTGGCTGGCAGCGTGCATCGCCGCGCATGGCATGCAGTACGAGACCGGCCCGGTAGATGCCACCTCTGACCACAGCGCCCCCGATGAGCAGGCGCTGCTCTCCCAGTGGTCCAAGTATCTGCTGTCCTCGATGGTATCGCTGCCGCTGGCGGCCAACCTGCTGCTGGATCATCAACTGCCGCTGGAGCTGCGGCATCTTTCGCTGCGCCTTGGCGAGCATGGCGTTGTCACGCAGCTGATACTCGATGATGCGGCGGGGCAGGGGGCAAGTCTTGCGGCGGAGATCGAGGCAGCCGATGAGGCGACGCGTCTTCAGGCGCGCTTCCAGGGCTACCTGGCGCATCTTGAGGCCGTCATCGAGCGCCTCGTGCCGCACACTGCGCTGGGGCCCAAGGTCTTCTGGAGCAACGCGGCACATTACTTCGTCTATATCGTCGGCATGCTGGAAGAGCAGGGCTGGGTCGCGCAGGCGGCGCCGGCACGTCAGCTGATGGCGACCAGAATTCTGGCCGACGGGCGACGCAACCCGCTCTATCAGCCGGTCAGCGACGTGATGGACCGCCATGGCGAACGGCATACGCCACGCAAGGTGTGCTGCGTGCGTTATCGCATCGAGTGCCTGGGCTACTGCAGCAATTGCCCGCTGAGCATCGAGCGCGCCACGGCACGTCGTGCCCAGACGCGTCGGGTCGATCAGCGCGCCAACTCGCGCGCGGCGTTGATCGGCAGCGACCTGTCCTGA
- the rlmF gene encoding 23S rRNA (adenine(1618)-N(6))-methyltransferase RlmF, which produces MSSSSRRPRGASLAKSGASSRHDSADRRQQAASADRRDSTAREKTSAAKAPSLKTPAIKVTPARKGQLHPRNPHRGRYDMAALVKASPALAAFVIKTPAGSESIDFADPVAVKALNRALLSRHYGIVHWDIPAGYLCPPIPGRADYLHYLADLISEANGGQLPAGEQVRALDIGTGANLIYPLLGNRSFGWQMVGSDISTQAIDSARAIVSANLRLKGQIKVRLQADRTRHFAGIWGADERFDLVLCNPPFHASEADMARESQRKWRGLDKSRRQRGNASRKGGARNAAALNFAGQAAELWCPGGEEAFVTRMIQESRNVASQCLWFTSLVAHSASLTGIRKALKCSGASEIRVVEMSQGQKVSRFVAWSYLTPDQRRQWGRDHWRGK; this is translated from the coding sequence ATGTCCTCGTCTTCGCGCCGCCCACGCGGTGCTTCCCTCGCCAAGTCCGGCGCATCCTCCCGACACGACTCGGCTGACAGGCGTCAGCAGGCCGCCTCGGCTGACCGTCGTGATTCGACCGCCCGCGAGAAGACCAGCGCGGCCAAGGCGCCTTCCCTCAAGACGCCTGCCATCAAGGTGACGCCGGCTCGCAAGGGGCAGCTGCACCCTCGCAACCCGCATCGTGGGCGCTATGACATGGCCGCGCTGGTCAAGGCGAGCCCGGCACTGGCGGCTTTCGTGATCAAGACACCTGCTGGCAGCGAGTCCATCGACTTCGCCGATCCCGTGGCTGTCAAGGCGCTCAATCGGGCGTTGTTGAGTCGCCACTACGGCATCGTCCACTGGGACATTCCCGCCGGCTATCTGTGTCCGCCGATCCCCGGGCGCGCCGATTATCTGCATTATCTGGCGGACCTGATCAGTGAAGCGAACGGTGGTCAGCTGCCGGCGGGTGAGCAGGTGCGCGCGCTGGATATCGGCACCGGCGCCAACCTCATCTATCCCTTGCTGGGCAATCGCAGCTTTGGCTGGCAGATGGTCGGCAGTGATATCAGCACGCAGGCGATCGACTCGGCTCGCGCGATTGTGAGCGCCAATCTGCGCCTCAAGGGCCAGATCAAGGTGCGTCTGCAGGCTGATCGCACGCGACACTTCGCTGGTATCTGGGGCGCGGATGAGCGTTTTGATCTGGTGCTGTGCAATCCGCCGTTCCATGCCAGCGAAGCCGATATGGCGCGGGAATCGCAGCGCAAATGGCGCGGGCTCGACAAGTCGCGTCGGCAGCGCGGCAATGCCTCACGCAAGGGCGGGGCACGCAACGCGGCAGCGCTGAATTTCGCGGGGCAGGCGGCCGAGCTCTGGTGCCCGGGCGGGGAAGAAGCCTTCGTCACCCGCATGATCCAGGAGAGCCGCAATGTCGCCTCGCAGTGCCTGTGGTTCACCTCGCTGGTCGCGCATTCCGCGAGCCTGACCGGTATCAGGAAAGCGCTCAAGTGCAGTGGCGCCAGCGAGATCAGGGTGGTCGAGATGTCCCAGGGGCAGAAGGTCAGCCGCTTCGTGGCCTGGTCGTATCTCACGCCTGACCAGCGTCGGCAGTGGGGACGGGATCACTGGCGAGGAAAGTGA
- a CDS encoding glycosyltransferase family 2 protein, which yields MLIPARDERDNLPSLIAQVHEALVGQRYEIIVVDDGSSDGSWRWLKQAAQEDSRLRPYHHGTSFGQSTSLWQAARLARGRWLATLDGDGQNDPADLPDMLSLATLEKLDLVAGHRTERRDDAVKRVSSRLANAIRQALLHDDTPDTGCGIKVMRRDVFLRLPYFDHMHRFLPALVRAQGGKVQSLAVRHRERVAGVSKYGFFDRLWVGIADIVGVMWLVRRSRLPSPLENIFGHAASEVIDQGSLPLAGTAVSTTSASAPTSLFDSSSRYLAGGHDTATGDSNPDQADMARGAC from the coding sequence GTGTTGATACCGGCTCGTGATGAGCGTGACAACTTGCCGAGTCTTATTGCCCAAGTGCATGAAGCGCTTGTGGGGCAGCGCTACGAGATCATCGTGGTGGATGATGGTTCCAGTGATGGCAGTTGGCGTTGGCTCAAGCAGGCTGCGCAGGAAGATTCACGATTGCGTCCCTATCACCACGGCACCAGTTTCGGACAGAGTACTTCGCTGTGGCAGGCTGCCCGGTTGGCGCGCGGTCGGTGGTTGGCGACCCTGGATGGCGATGGCCAGAATGATCCAGCGGACTTGCCGGACATGTTGTCACTGGCAACGCTCGAAAAACTCGACCTGGTAGCGGGTCATCGTACCGAGCGCCGCGATGATGCCGTCAAGCGTGTGTCATCACGCCTGGCCAATGCCATCCGACAAGCGCTGCTGCACGATGACACGCCAGATACCGGCTGCGGAATCAAGGTCATGCGTCGTGACGTCTTCCTTCGGCTGCCGTATTTCGATCACATGCACCGTTTTCTTCCGGCGTTGGTTCGCGCTCAGGGCGGCAAGGTGCAGTCATTGGCAGTCCGTCACCGCGAACGTGTGGCAGGAGTGTCCAAGTACGGCTTCTTCGATCGGCTCTGGGTCGGTATTGCCGATATCGTCGGAGTGATGTGGCTGGTGCGTCGCTCACGTCTACCGTCACCGCTCGAGAATATCTTCGGCCATGCTGCCAGTGAGGTCATCGATCAAGGTTCGCTGCCGTTGGCGGGGACGGCCGTGTCGACTACCTCTGCATCCGCGCCAACAAGCCTGTTCGATTCCTCCTCACGTTATCTGGCTGGCGGTCACGATACTGCTACAGGTGACAGCAACCCGGACCAGGCCGACATGGCGCGGGGAGCCTGCTGA
- a CDS encoding lipid-A-disaccharide synthase N-terminal domain-containing protein: MDVSPWWVAVGFGGQALFSARFIIQWLASEKARRSIVPRAFWWFSLVGGMTLLAYAIHREDPVFIAGQGAGLFIYLRNLSLIKRDRQSLTSPGSEASSRAPQAATVVEHACGKTEDRESGTDDSLKARLASLEIENARLKTEVAHLHANPVQHQGTGA; this comes from the coding sequence ATGGATGTCAGTCCGTGGTGGGTCGCTGTCGGATTTGGAGGTCAGGCGCTGTTTTCGGCGCGTTTCATCATCCAATGGCTGGCCAGTGAGAAGGCACGTCGTTCCATCGTTCCGCGTGCCTTCTGGTGGTTCTCGCTTGTCGGTGGCATGACGCTGCTTGCCTATGCCATCCATCGCGAGGACCCGGTATTCATTGCCGGTCAGGGGGCAGGGCTTTTCATCTATCTGCGTAATCTGAGCTTGATCAAGCGGGATCGCCAGTCACTCACGTCGCCTGGTAGCGAAGCGTCGTCCCGAGCACCGCAGGCGGCCACTGTCGTCGAACATGCTTGTGGCAAGACGGAAGATCGCGAATCGGGCACTGACGACTCCCTGAAGGCCAGGCTCGCGTCGCTGGAGATAGAAAACGCCCGACTCAAGACTGAAGTGGCACACCTCCATGCCAATCCCGTTCAGCACCAAGGGACGGGCGCATGA